A window of the Labeo rohita strain BAU-BD-2019 chromosome 1, IGBB_LRoh.1.0, whole genome shotgun sequence genome harbors these coding sequences:
- the ears2 gene encoding probable glutamate--tRNA ligase, mitochondrial produces MASGACDIRETFVLTVAKQEVKRRIFSGSLCCLRASLRYGRVKMFGRVLRKMCWKRSGARRGVCTRQPAPRVRFAPSPTGFLHLGGLRTALYNYLFAKQRGGAFILRLEDTDRTRLVPGAADAIEDMLEWAGIAPDESSRRGGDYGPYVQSERLPLYSQAAASLLQTGHAYYCFCSNQRLDLLKREAQRSGHVPRYDNRCRQLRPEQVQEKLARGVPRAVRFKLDAGAEPFRDAIFGWTRHEVAAVEGDPVILKADGFPTYHLANVVDDHHMRVSHVLRGSEWLISTAKHLQLFRALRWTPPVYAHLPLLLNRDGSKLSKRQGDIFVQRFREQGVLPETLLDIVTHAGSGFDDNRIGRRLDELVREFNISKVATHSALLDLDKLDEFNRVHLQHRIEDEEKCAALRDELRQHVLHTHGSQISDRAVLEPQYIQRVLQLRKGHICSLRELLNHTYAYLWIRPRVTRQQLQEVSAEAENIVAAVIRLMASGSSIESTERLNAELKMITSRLNNTKYSGVMRVLRLALSAQQQGPSVAEMMLSLGGQEVCVRLQKSLEH; encoded by the exons ATGGCCAGCGGAGCGTGTGACATTAGAGAGACTTTTGTTTTAACTGTCGCGAAGCAGGAAGTGAAGCGGCGGATATTCTCCGGTAGTCTGTGCTGTCTGAGAGCGAGTCTTCGGTATGGACGCGTGAAAATGTTCGGCcgtgttttgaggaaaatgtgCTGGAAGAGAAGCGGAGCGCGCAGAGGCGTGTGCACGAGACAGCCCGCGCCGCGCGTCCGATTCGCTCCGAGCCCCACag GGTTTCTGCATCTCGGAGGTCTCCGCACGGCTCTCTATAACTACCTGTTCGCGAAGCAGCGCGGCGGCGCGTTCATCCTGCGGCTGGAGGACACGGACCGGACGCGGTTAGTCCCGGGAGCCGCCGATGCCATAGAAGACATGCTGGAGTGGGCAG GGATCGCGCCGGACGAAAGCAGCCGCAGAGGAGGGGATTACGGGCCGTACGTTCAGTCCGAACGGCTGCCGCTCTACTCGCAGGCGGCGGCGTCTCTGCTGCAGACGGGACACGCCTACTACTGCTTCTGCTCCAATCAGAGGCTGGATCTGCTGAAGAGAGAGGCGCAGCGGAGCGGACACGTACCGCG GTACGACAACCGGTGTCGACAGCTGCGGCCGGAGCAGGTCCAGGAGAAACTGGCTCGGGGAGTCCCTCGCGCGGTCCGCTTCAAGCTGGACGCCGGCGCCGAGCCCTTCCGGGACGCGATCTTCGGCTGGACGCGGCACGAGGTGGCGGCGGTGGAGGGAGATCCGGTCATCCTGAAGGCCGACGGCTTCCCCACGTACCACCTGGCCAACGTGGTGGACGACCATCACATGCGCGTCAGTCACGTGCTGCGCGGCTCCGAGTGGCTGATCTCCACCGCCAAACACCTGCAGCTGTTCCGCGCGCTGCGATGGACGCCGCCCGTCTACGCGCACCTGCCGCTGCTGCTCAACCGCGACGGCAGCAAACTGTCCAAACGCCAGGGCGACATCTTCGTCCAGCGCTTCAGAGAGCAGGGCGTCCTGCCCGAGACCCTGCTGGACATCGTCACTCACGCCGGCTCCGGGTTCGACG ATAATCGGATCGGTCGTCGTCTGGATGAGTTAGTTCGTGAGTTTAACATTTCCAAGGTTGCAACGCACTCGGCCCTGCTGGACCTGGACAAACTGGACGAGTTCAACAG GGTTCATCTACAGCACAGGATCGAGGATGAGGAGAAGTGCGCTGCGCTGCGGGACGAGCTGCGTCAGCATGTTCTTCACACACACGGCTCTCAGATCAGCGACCGTGCCGTCCTGGAGCCGCAGTACATACAGAGAGTCCTGCAGCTCCGCAAG ggtcACATCTGTTCGCTGCGAGAGCTGCTGAATCACACGTACGCGTACCTGTGGATCCGTCCGCGAGTCACGCGGCAGCAGCTGCAGGAAGTGAGCGCAGAGGCGGAAAACATTGTAGCGGCGGTCATACG ACTGATGGCGTCCGGCAGCTCGATCGAATCCACAGAGCGTCTAAACGCTGAGCTAAAAATGATCACCAGCAGACTGAACAACACAAAATACAGCGGCGTGATGAGAGTGCTGAGACTCGCTCTGAGTGCGCAACAG CAGGGTCCCAGTGTGGCAGAGATGATGCTTTCTCTGGGAGGACAGGAAGTGTGTGTTCGTCTTCAGAAATCTCTGGAACACTGA
- the cdc37 gene encoding hsp90 co-chaperone Cdc37: MTTIDYSVWDHIEVSDDEDDTHPNIDTPSLFRWRHQARVERMEAFMKKGEEIEKSLTESRRKLAEAQRRVRELVSASTPEAKADLAKAQEEEKQLKKEERSWEKKMEEHRSEEKKMPWNVDTLSKEGFSKSVVNIKPEKEEETEEEKEEKHKTFVEKYEKQIKHFGMLRRWDDSQKYLSDNPHLVCEETANYLVIMCIDLEVEEKHALMEQVAHQTIVMQFILELAKSLKVDPRGCFRQFFAKIKTADQQYQDAFNDELESFKERVRGRAKIRIEKAMKEYEEEERQKRMGPGGLDPVEVYETLPSEMQKCFDEKDIQMLQDAISKMDPTEAKYHMKRCIDSGLWVPNARADEEGDKDKEEGDEPQYEEVKKEHQ, encoded by the exons ATGACGACCATCGATTACAGTGTGTGGGATCATATCGAGGTGTCCGATGATGAAGACGACACACATCCGAACATCGACACACCGAGTCTGTTTCGCTGGAGACACCag GCGCGGGTGGAGCGGATGGAGGCGTTCATGAAGAAGGGCGAGGAGATCGAGAAGAGCCTGACGGAGAGCCGGAGGAAGCTGGCGGAGGCGCAGCGCCGGGTGCGGGAGCTCGTCTCGGCGTCCACGCCGGAGGCCAAAGCCGATCTGGCCAAAGCCCAGGAGGAAGAGAAGCAGCTAAAGAAGGAGGAGAGATCGTGGGAGAAGAAAATGGAGGAGCATCGCAGTGAGGAGAAGAAGATGCCCTGGAACGTGGACACGCTCAGCAAGGAGGGCTTCAGTAAG AGCGTCGTCAACATCAAGCCTGAAAAGGAGGAGGAGAcggaggaggagaaggaggagaaACACAAAACCTTCGTGGAGAAATACGAGAAACAGATCAAACACTTTG gGATGCTGCGGCGCTGGGACGACTCTCAGAAGTACCTGTCTGACAATCCTCACCTGGTCTGTGAGGAAACCGCGAATTATCTGGTCATCATGTGCATCGATCTGGAGGTGGAGGAG AAACACGCTCTCATGGAGCAGGTGGCCCATCAGACCATCGTCATGCAGTTCATCCTGGAGCTCGCCAAGAGTCTGAAGGTCGATCCGCGTGGCTGCTTCCGCCAGTTCTTTGCCAAAAtcaag ACCGCAGACCAGCAGTATCAGGACGCGTTTAACGACGAGCTGGAGTCCTTTAAGGAGCGAGTGCGGGGACGAGCCAAGATCCGCATCGAGAAAGCCATGAAGGAGTACGAGGAGGAGGAGCGGCAGAAACGCATGGGTCCCGGCGGACTGGATCCGGTGGAGGTGTACGAGACGCTGCCTTCG GAAATGCAGAAGTGCTTCGACGAGAAAGACATTCAGATGCTGCAGGACGCCATCAGCAAAATGGACCCGACG GAGGCCAAATACCACATGAAGCGCTGCATCGACTCGGGTCTGTGGGTCCCGAACGCACGAGCGGACGAAGAGGGAGATAAAGACAAAGAGGAAGGCGATGAGCCGCAGTACGAGGAAGTGAAGAAAGAACATCAGTGA